A section of the Rattus norvegicus strain BN/NHsdMcwi chromosome 15, GRCr8, whole genome shotgun sequence genome encodes:
- the Or2t6 gene encoding olfactory receptor Olr1607 has product MDGNKTIPSDFTFVGLFTHKASGFLFSVICAVFFLALVSNGVMIFLIHIDPHLHTPMYFLLSHLSIIDMMYISTIVPKILIDYIVGKGIISFAACTAQYFLYMGFVGAEFFLLGLMAYDRYVAICNPLRYPVLMSRRVCWFILASSWFGGALDSFLLTPITMSLPFCASHKINHFFCEAPTMLRLACGDKAIYEMVMYICCVVMLLVPFSVVITSYAQILVTVHQIKSEEGRKKAFATCSSHVIVVTLFYGAALYTYMLPQAYHTPLKDKIFSAFYTILTPLLNPVIYSLRNRDVAGALKRVIARHRGTCGMERN; this is encoded by the coding sequence ATGGATGGAAACAAAACCATCCCCAGTGACTTCACCTTTGTGGGGCTCTTTACTCACAAAGCCTCGGGATTCCTCTTCAGTGTTATTTGTGCCGTGTTCTTCCTGGCCTTAGTGTCCAATGGAGTCATGATCTTTCTCATTCACATAGACCCTCATCTTCACACCCCCATGTATTTCctcctcagccacctctccatcaTCGACATGATGTATATTTCCACTATTGTACCTAAGATATTGATTGATTACATTGTAGGCAAAGGGATCATCTCTTTCGCTGCCTGTACAGCCCAGTACTTTCTATACATGGGCTTTGTAGGGGCCGAGTTCTTCCTGCTGGGACttatggcctatgaccgctatgtggccatctgcaatCCTCTCCGTTATCCTGTCCTCATGAGTCGGAGGGTGTGCTGGTTTATTTTGGCCAGCTCTTGGTTCGGTGGGGCTTTGGACAGTTTCCTCCTCACACCCATCACCATGAGTCTCCCGTTCTGTGCATCCCACAAGATCAACCACTTTTTCTGCGAGGCTCCTACGATGCTGAGGCTGGCCTGTGGTGACAAAGCCATATATGAAATGGTGATGTACATCTGCTGTGTGGTGATGCTGTTGGTCCCCTTCTCTGTGGTGATCACATCCTATGCCCAGATACTGGTCACAGTACATCAGATAAAGTctgaagaagggaggaagaaggccTTTGCCACCTGCTCATCACATGTGATTGTGGTAACATTGTTTTATGGGGCTGCTTTGTACACCTATATGCTTCCCCAAGCCTATCACACCCCACTCAAGGACAAAATCTTCTCAGCCTTTTATACCATCCTCACCCCCTTGCTCAACCCTGTTATTTACAGTCTGAGGAACAGAGATGTGGCAGGGGCTTTGAAGAGGGTGATAGCAAGACATAGAGGGACCTGTGGTATGGAAAGGAATTAA